One stretch of Serinicoccus hydrothermalis DNA includes these proteins:
- a CDS encoding GntP family permease, which translates to MIGLIGILLSLALLIVLAYRGLNVIVLAPIMASIAVIFAGAPILATYTQVFMPAMGNFVVSFFPLFLLGALFGKVMSDSGAALRIAEWVVRRVGGDKAILAVVLACAILTYGGVSLFVVAFAMFPIAAALFREARVPKRLIPGAIALGAFTFTMTALPGTPAIQNAIPNPYFGTDGFAAPGLGIIAGLIMFAGGVGWLTWRSRRAAAAGEGYDDGPLMTTGADSAALTIDLGDDEGPGAAPRGEDGTGTQPEAGGTLTAVRERDLPPLWVAFLPVFVVIGLNLLLLRVVFPMMDTSYLAEERYGATELSMVQGNWGLIVALATAVVLAFVLNWRRLANPKKSFNSGTTASFLPIMNTASEVGYGAVIASLAGFVLVRDAIMGSSDNPVVSTAIAVSVLAGITGSASGGMGIALEALGQDFQSMAASAGIDMELMHRVTTLASGGMDALPHNGAVITLLAICGLTHKQSYKDVGMVAVVIPVVALAVVVALGSAFGAF; encoded by the coding sequence GTGATCGGACTCATCGGGATCCTGCTGTCGCTGGCCCTGCTCATCGTCCTGGCCTACCGGGGTCTCAACGTCATCGTCCTCGCGCCGATCATGGCGAGCATCGCGGTGATCTTCGCGGGTGCGCCGATCCTCGCGACGTACACCCAGGTCTTCATGCCGGCGATGGGCAACTTCGTCGTCAGCTTCTTCCCGCTCTTCCTGCTGGGTGCCCTCTTCGGCAAGGTCATGTCGGACTCCGGCGCCGCGCTGCGGATCGCCGAGTGGGTGGTGCGCCGGGTCGGGGGCGACAAGGCGATCCTCGCGGTCGTCCTGGCCTGCGCGATCCTCACCTACGGCGGCGTCTCGCTCTTCGTCGTGGCCTTCGCGATGTTCCCCATCGCGGCGGCGCTCTTCCGCGAGGCGCGGGTGCCCAAGCGGCTCATCCCGGGCGCGATCGCGCTGGGCGCGTTCACCTTCACCATGACCGCGCTGCCCGGCACCCCCGCGATCCAGAACGCCATCCCCAACCCCTACTTCGGCACCGACGGCTTCGCGGCCCCGGGCCTGGGGATCATCGCCGGCCTCATCATGTTCGCCGGCGGCGTGGGCTGGCTGACCTGGCGCAGCCGCAGGGCCGCCGCCGCGGGCGAGGGGTATGACGACGGTCCCCTCATGACGACCGGCGCCGACTCCGCGGCGCTCACCATCGACCTCGGCGACGACGAGGGTCCGGGCGCGGCACCGCGCGGGGAGGACGGCACCGGTACCCAGCCGGAGGCCGGCGGCACCCTCACCGCCGTCCGCGAGCGCGACCTCCCGCCGCTGTGGGTCGCCTTCCTGCCGGTCTTCGTGGTCATCGGGCTCAACCTGCTCCTGCTGCGGGTGGTCTTCCCGATGATGGACACCAGCTACCTCGCGGAGGAGCGGTACGGCGCGACGGAGCTGTCCATGGTGCAGGGCAACTGGGGGCTCATCGTCGCGCTGGCCACCGCGGTGGTTCTCGCCTTCGTGCTCAACTGGCGGCGCCTGGCCAACCCGAAGAAGAGCTTCAACTCCGGCACCACCGCCTCCTTCCTGCCGATCATGAACACCGCCAGCGAGGTCGGCTACGGCGCCGTCATCGCCTCGCTCGCCGGCTTCGTGCTGGTCCGGGACGCGATCATGGGCTCCTCGGACAACCCGGTCGTCTCGACCGCGATCGCGGTCAGCGTGCTGGCCGGCATCACCGGCTCGGCCTCGGGCGGCATGGGCATCGCTCTGGAGGCGCTCGGTCAGGACTTCCAGTCGATGGCGGCCTCGGCCGGGATCGACATGGAGCTCATGCACCGGGTGACGACGCTGGCCTCGGGCGGCATGGACGCGCTGCCGCACAACGGCGCCGTCATCACCCTGCTGGCGATCTGCGGCCTGACCCACAAGCAGTCCTACAAGGACGTCGGGATGGTGGCCGTGGTCATCCCCGTGGTCGCGCTCGCCGTGGTCGTCGCGCTCGGCTCGGCCTTCGGCGCCTTCTAG
- the pdxY gene encoding pyridoxal kinase PdxY: protein MRFLSIQSHVAYGHVGNSAAVFPLQRIGHEVWPVLTVNFSNHTGYGEWGGPLIPADDVRAVVSGIEDRGVLPTVDGVLSGYLGGEEIVDVVVDAVARVKAANPEATYTCDPVMGNATSGCFVADAIPPLIREKVIPHADIITPNQFELGYMTHTEPEDLESTLASADAARDLGPRTVLVTSVLRPDREAQPDGGETIEMLAVDDESAWIVATPRLPIKANGSGDVTSALFTAHYRETGSAATALERTASSVFDLLQATLDSGERELRLVQAQDAFAQPRMQFSARQVR from the coding sequence ATGCGTTTCCTCTCGATCCAGAGCCACGTCGCCTACGGCCATGTCGGCAACTCCGCCGCCGTCTTCCCGCTGCAGCGCATCGGGCACGAGGTCTGGCCCGTGCTGACCGTGAACTTCTCCAACCACACCGGCTACGGCGAGTGGGGCGGCCCGCTCATCCCGGCCGACGACGTGCGGGCGGTCGTCTCGGGCATCGAGGACCGCGGCGTGCTGCCCACGGTCGACGGGGTGCTCTCGGGCTACCTGGGCGGCGAGGAGATCGTCGACGTCGTCGTCGACGCGGTGGCCCGGGTCAAGGCGGCCAACCCGGAGGCGACCTACACCTGCGACCCGGTCATGGGCAACGCCACCTCGGGCTGCTTCGTCGCCGACGCGATCCCGCCGCTCATCCGCGAGAAGGTCATCCCGCACGCCGACATCATCACGCCCAACCAGTTCGAGCTGGGCTACATGACGCACACCGAGCCGGAGGACCTGGAGTCCACGCTCGCCTCGGCCGACGCCGCCCGCGACCTCGGCCCGCGCACCGTGCTCGTCACCAGCGTGCTGCGCCCGGACCGCGAGGCGCAGCCGGACGGCGGCGAGACCATCGAGATGCTCGCCGTGGACGACGAGAGCGCGTGGATCGTCGCGACCCCACGGCTGCCGATCAAGGCCAACGGCTCCGGCGACGTCACCAGCGCCCTCTTCACCGCGCACTACCGCGAGACCGGCTCGGCGGCGACCGCGCTGGAGCGCACCGCGTCCAGCGTCTTCGACCTGCTCCAGGCCACCCTCGACTCCGGCGAGCGCGAGCTGCGGCTGGTCCAGGCGCAGGACGCCTTCGCCCAGCCGCGGATGCAGTTCAGCGCGCGGCAGGTGCGCTGA
- the ychF gene encoding redox-regulated ATPase YchF, whose protein sequence is MALTIGIVGLPNVGKSTLFNALTKNTVLAANYPFATIEPNIGVVPLKDGRLDRLAEIHSSAKVLPATVSFVDIAGIVRGASEGEGLGNKFLANIREADAICQVVRAFRDDDVVHVDGKVSPRDDIETINTELVLADLQTLENAIPRLEKEVKGKRTDKAVLDTALAAQGVLEAGDTLYARGAAAGVDVAIARQLGLLTTKPFLYVFNLDEDGLTDEALHADLAELVAPAEAIYLNAKLEADLAELEEDEARELLESVGVEEPGLDQLARVGFDTLGLQTYLTAGPKESRAWTIRKGSTAPQAAGVIHTDFERGFIKAEIVSFDALDELGSMVKAKEAGKVRMEGKDYVMADGDVVEFRFNV, encoded by the coding sequence GTGGCACTCACCATCGGAATCGTCGGCCTGCCCAACGTGGGCAAGTCCACGCTCTTCAACGCGCTGACCAAGAACACCGTGCTCGCGGCGAACTACCCGTTCGCGACGATCGAGCCCAACATCGGCGTGGTGCCGCTCAAGGACGGGCGGCTGGACCGGCTCGCGGAGATCCACTCCAGCGCCAAGGTGCTGCCCGCGACGGTGAGCTTCGTCGACATCGCCGGCATCGTCCGCGGCGCGAGCGAGGGGGAGGGGCTGGGCAACAAGTTCCTCGCCAACATCCGCGAGGCGGACGCGATCTGCCAGGTGGTGCGCGCCTTCCGCGACGACGACGTCGTGCACGTCGACGGCAAGGTCAGCCCGCGCGACGACATCGAGACGATCAACACCGAGCTCGTCCTCGCCGACCTGCAGACGCTGGAGAACGCCATCCCGCGGCTGGAGAAGGAGGTCAAGGGCAAGCGGACCGACAAGGCCGTCCTCGACACCGCGCTCGCCGCGCAGGGGGTCCTCGAGGCGGGCGACACCCTGTATGCTCGGGGTGCCGCCGCGGGGGTGGACGTCGCGATCGCGCGGCAGCTGGGCCTGCTCACGACCAAGCCGTTCCTCTACGTCTTCAACCTCGACGAGGACGGGCTCACCGACGAGGCGCTGCACGCCGACCTGGCCGAGCTCGTCGCGCCGGCCGAGGCGATCTACCTGAATGCCAAGCTCGAGGCCGACCTCGCCGAGCTCGAGGAGGACGAGGCCCGCGAGCTGCTGGAGTCGGTGGGCGTCGAGGAGCCGGGGCTGGACCAGCTGGCCCGGGTCGGCTTCGACACCCTCGGCCTGCAGACCTATCTCACCGCCGGGCCCAAGGAGTCGCGGGCGTGGACGATCCGCAAGGGCTCGACCGCGCCCCAGGCGGCCGGCGTCATCCACACCGACTTCGAGCGCGGCTTCATCAAGGCCGAGATCGTCAGCTTCGACGCGCTCGACGAGCTGGGGTCCATGGTGAAGGCCAAGGAGGCCGGCAAGGTGCGCATGGAGGGCAAGGACTACGTCATGGCCGACGGCGACGTCGTGGAGTTCCGCTTCAACGTGTAG